gaaaaagctgaagtactcaatgcttttttcccttcagtcttcaaagacaaggtcagctcccagactgctgcctgggcaacacagtatggggaggaggtgagcagccctccatggtgaaagaacaggttgaCGACTATTTACCTGATTGCCAAGTTATCTGCCAAGACACAAGAGTTTGCAAGTGACTAACTACCATCGGGATCACAGTAAAattgccctccccaccccaaaatctgAACTGAACTCCCTGCAGCAAGGTATGGTGAGGTAGAGACAATTCAACAACAGATTGGGGGGGAAGAGTGAGCGACCCACAGGAAGAGATGGGGCACTGGGCGGGTCCAGTTACCAACAATTAGAAGTATGCCCCCCCTACGAGTTAATGAATTGTACGCAGACCGATTTCCCAGTTTGTCAGTCCGACACAGCATAGTGTGGTCAGGAAAGGATTGAATGTCACTTTTACTGTCCATTCAGTGATTCAGGTAAGGGAGCCAGGCAACATGTCACCAGCCAGTTCTGTATGGAGCTCagtctgagagccagagcaccaggagaaaaATTTAGGTCCCTTTATGAGAAAAAAGCCGGAGTAGCCTGCCCCTGATCTGTCTGGTCCTCACTccgtagatgatggggtttagcatGGGGGGCACCAGGGAGTACATGTTGGCCATGAGAACATGGAAATGGAGGGCCACATTGTGGCCAAACTGCTGcatgaggagagagaagagagatgggatgtaaaaggctaagatgacacagaggtgggagctacaggtcccaaaagtcttgagccgagtgtcctttgtggggaggctgaagatggccctgaggatctgggtgTAGGACACAGTGATAAAAAGCATATCCACACCCCTCACACAGAATATCACAAAGAGGCCGTAGTAACTACTGATACAGGTATCGTtgcaggccagcttcaccacggCTATGTGctcacagtgtgtgtgggggatgatgttggttctgcaatacGGCCACTGCCTCGCCAGGAAGGGAGCGGGCAGTGCGAACACACAACCACGCAGCACCACGGCCAGGCCAATCTTGGCCACCACATggtttgtcaggatggtggaatgtctcaggggatcgCAGATGGCCACGTAACGATCCAAAGCCATGGCCACAAAGATCCCAGACTCCATTGTTAAGAAGCAGTGAAGGAAGTACATCTgtgtgaggcaggcactgaaatcgatctccctggaattgaaccagaagatgctcagcgtGTTGGGCAGGATGGACGTGGACAGGACCAGGTCAGAGACAGCCAGCATGCataggaaatagtacatgggcccaTGGAGGCTCGGCTCCCTCTTCACaatgaacaggatggtgaagttccccaagatggctatgacgtacatggtgcagaaggggatggagatccagacatgggccacctccaggccaggaatgcccagcaggatgaaggtggaggggttggtgaagtcggttgtgttggaatctgacatggagtaggggagaaggtgtCCAACTCTGAGGCAGAACCGTGTCTCCTATCTGCCCAAGCTCTAGGGTGATGATCGCAGTCAAAATTCCTGCATGGAGAGACAATGTGACACTACATGAACTCCTGGAGGTGTTCTCATGGGTGAAGCAGATTTGTCACTCTACACACACTGATAAATGGTGTTTTCATAATTCAGGGAAATGAATTATGAACAACTGACCCTACTAGTGCCTATTCCATATATTATAATGTTCCGTGCATCAATAATTCCTACAAATTGTGGTGTGGGTAACATTAATCGGCATCAGCAAGAAATGCAATGAAACCCAGGCTAGAGGGTCTATGCTGTAGGGATTTTCCCATTCCCCCAGTTGCTCAAAATCTGAGAGTGGGGAAAAATCCAAACCTTTGCCAAGACATGTTCCGGGGGAAACGTCCAAAGTGCTACAcaccacagagaaaaaaaaaactgttaatcCTTGCTAGCAGCTCCATGGAAACACCTGCTCATTCACAGCAGTTGCTAAAACAAAGATAATGTTCAGATGTCAAAGGAATATGGTGGAAAATAGCCTGCTCTGGACACACGctcagttttggtcacccagtCTCTATAAAGAATATAGCAAATAAAATGGGGGGTTCTGTGATAGGGTATGAAAATGGGGGAGGTTGCCATATATGGATAGAATAAAAAGTCAGGGACTATTTAATTTAGAGAAGAGGCAGAAAAGGGAGCATATGATCgatgagagaaaaataaagaacGGAACTGATTATATTAAAATTGACAAACAGAGAACAGTTCCCAACCAGCGATATCTATTGGCACTTATTACTACAAATGGGCTAATTCCCCAAAGCTGTGGCAAATTATCAGCTAAACTGATGGAGAGGAAAAAATACAGACAGGGAAATGAGAATAaaaattgggagttctttaagaagagttCATTAGATAGCTAACTATCCTCGATTCCACAATCAAAAAGTGCCCAATTTTGGCTAGAAACCCAGTTCAGTGGCAAATTGAAGGCAGCAATAACAGGGTGGAAAGCCATATAGAACTAATGGGATAAAGGGAAAATAGATGGCAAGCAATACATATTGGAAGGTATGAACACTGATTGGGGTGTAAAAAAcattgaggaaa
The DNA window shown above is from Trachemys scripta elegans isolate TJP31775 chromosome 1, CAS_Tse_1.0, whole genome shotgun sequence and carries:
- the LOC117872824 gene encoding olfactory receptor 52R1-like, with translation MSDSNTTDFTNPSTFILLGIPGLEVAHVWISIPFCTMYVIAILGNFTILFIVKREPSLHGPMYYFLCMLAVSDLVLSTSILPNTLSIFWFNSREIDFSACLTQMYFLHCFLTMESGIFVAMALDRYVAICDPLRHSTILTNHVVAKIGLAVVLRGCVFALPAPFLARQWPYCRTNIIPHTHCEHIAVVKLACNDTCISSYYGLFVIFCVRGVDMLFITVSYTQILRAIFSLPTKDTRLKTFGTCSSHLCVILAFYIPSLFSLLMQQFGHNVALHFHVLMANMYSLVPPMLNPIIYGVRTRQIRGRLLRLFSHKGT